The Thermanaerovibrio acidaminovorans DSM 6589 genome contains a region encoding:
- a CDS encoding glycerophosphodiester phosphodiesterase, translating to MKIIGHRGAAGLAPENTLEAIRRGLELNVHGIEIDVQLTKDRQVVVIHDFTVDRTSDGSGEVDRLTLEELRRLDFGAKFHPSFKGERIPTLMEVLQTVPTDRLLNVELKQIAYRRRGLEEEVAKVIRHFGQHHHIIVSSFDHRGLKTIKELLPEIRIGLLTYHYPVNPRSYLEGLGFPVYSLHPAFELVDREDVKTYLDMGLEVLSYTVNDPQTARELESMGVSGIFSDRPDLFV from the coding sequence TTGAAGATCATAGGACATCGGGGCGCCGCGGGACTGGCACCGGAAAACACCCTGGAGGCCATAAGGCGCGGCCTGGAGCTGAACGTCCACGGCATCGAGATCGACGTGCAGCTCACCAAGGACCGACAAGTGGTGGTGATCCACGACTTCACCGTGGACAGGACCTCCGACGGATCCGGAGAGGTGGACCGGCTGACCCTGGAGGAGCTACGCCGGCTGGACTTCGGCGCCAAGTTCCACCCCTCCTTCAAGGGGGAACGGATACCAACCCTCATGGAGGTGCTCCAGACGGTGCCCACCGACAGGCTCCTCAACGTGGAGCTCAAACAGATCGCCTACCGCCGCCGGGGCCTGGAGGAGGAGGTGGCCAAGGTGATCCGCCACTTCGGACAACACCACCACATCATCGTGTCCTCCTTCGATCACCGGGGCCTCAAGACCATCAAGGAACTGCTACCGGAGATACGGATAGGCCTCCTCACCTACCACTACCCGGTCAACCCAAGATCCTACCTGGAGGGGCTGGGCTTCCCGGTCTACAGCCTGCACCCCGCCTTCGAGCTGGTGGACCGGGAGGACGTGAAGACCTACCTGGATATGGGACTGGAGGTGCTCTCCTACACGGTTAACGACCCCCAAACCGCCCGGGAGCTGGAATCCATGGGTGTCAGCGGCATCTTCTCCGACAGACCGGACCTTTTCGTTTGA
- a CDS encoding ethanolamine ammonia-lyase subunit EutB, with the protein MRLKTRLFGRVYQFKSVKEVLAKANEEKSGDRLAGIAAQSMEERVAAKHVLANLTVADLRNNPVVPYEEDEVTRIIQDDVNERIYQEVAGWTIGELREWILSDQVTGEDIKRVSRGLTSEVVAGVAKLMSNMDLIYGASKIRISAHCNTTIGLPGTLASRLQPNHPTDDVEGIRASILEGLSYGVGDAVIGLNPVDDTVENVKKILHSFQELKERYQIPTQICVLAHVTTQMEAVRQGAPTDLFFQSIAGSQKGNEAFGISGTMLAEAMELAARQGTSTGPNFMYFETGQGSELSSDAHFDADQVTMEARCYGFAKRFKPFLVNTVVGFIGPEYLYDSRQVIRAGLEDHFMGKLTGIPMGCDACYTNHMKADQNDIENLAVLLTAAGCNYFMGIPHGDDVMLNYQCTGYHDTAALRQLLKVRPIGEFERWLEKWGILENGVLTQRAGDASIFC; encoded by the coding sequence GTGAGGCTAAAGACGAGGCTCTTCGGCCGGGTATACCAGTTCAAGAGCGTCAAGGAGGTCCTGGCCAAGGCGAACGAGGAGAAGTCCGGGGACAGGCTGGCGGGCATAGCGGCCCAGTCCATGGAGGAACGGGTGGCGGCCAAGCACGTTTTGGCCAACCTCACCGTGGCGGACCTGAGGAACAACCCGGTGGTCCCCTACGAGGAGGACGAGGTCACCCGGATAATCCAGGACGACGTGAACGAGAGGATCTACCAGGAGGTGGCGGGCTGGACCATCGGGGAGCTAAGGGAGTGGATCCTGTCCGACCAGGTCACCGGGGAGGACATAAAGCGGGTCAGCCGGGGACTCACCAGCGAGGTGGTGGCCGGGGTGGCCAAGCTGATGAGCAACATGGACCTCATCTACGGGGCCAGCAAGATCCGGATCAGCGCCCACTGTAACACCACCATAGGCCTTCCGGGGACCCTTGCCTCCCGCCTCCAGCCCAACCACCCCACCGACGACGTGGAGGGCATAAGGGCCTCCATCCTGGAGGGGCTATCCTACGGGGTGGGGGACGCGGTCATAGGCCTTAACCCGGTGGACGACACGGTGGAGAACGTCAAGAAGATCCTCCACAGCTTCCAGGAGCTCAAGGAGCGCTATCAGATCCCCACCCAGATATGCGTCCTGGCCCACGTGACCACCCAGATGGAGGCGGTCCGCCAGGGGGCCCCCACGGACCTTTTCTTCCAGAGCATCGCCGGATCCCAGAAGGGCAACGAGGCCTTCGGCATATCGGGCACCATGCTGGCGGAGGCCATGGAGCTGGCGGCCCGGCAGGGCACCTCAACGGGCCCCAACTTCATGTATTTCGAGACTGGCCAGGGGTCCGAGCTCTCCTCCGACGCCCACTTCGACGCGGACCAGGTCACCATGGAGGCCCGGTGCTACGGCTTCGCCAAGCGCTTCAAGCCCTTCCTGGTGAACACCGTGGTTGGGTTCATCGGCCCCGAGTACCTCTACGACAGCAGACAGGTGATCCGGGCGGGGCTGGAGGACCACTTCATGGGGAAGCTGACCGGGATACCCATGGGGTGCGACGCCTGCTACACCAACCACATGAAGGCGGACCAGAACGACATCGAGAACCTGGCGGTGCTACTCACCGCCGCGGGGTGCAACTACTTCATGGGGATACCCCACGGGGACGACGTGATGCTCAACTACCAGTGCACCGGCTACCACGACACCGCCGCGTTGAGGCAGCTCCTCAAGGTACGGCCCATAGGGGAGTTCGAGCGCTGGCTTGAGAAGTGGGGGATTCTGGAGAACGGGGTGCTGACCCAGCGAGCCGGGGACGCCTCCATCTTCTGCTGA
- the eutC gene encoding ethanolamine ammonia-lyase subunit EutC: MVKEQDLKQLVMEILNEMSRGAEPSPTQPSTPPQGAQEAPSGQEGELPDLTQVDIRTQCLVPSPKDPAALMAMKAKTPARIGVWRAGPRYKTETLLRFRADHAAAQDAVFSEVSDEFLAKNDLQVVKTECADKDQFLTRPDLGRRFSPEATETIKRLVGSPPKVLVYISDGLSTTAVETNAIDTFKAMAQALDRQGIKLPKPFFVKYGRVPAMDVISQVTGAEVVCVLIGERPGLVTAESMSAYITYKGTVGMPEAKRTVVSNIHSGGTPAVEAGGYVAEIIKLMLEKRASGIDLKL; encoded by the coding sequence ATGGTCAAGGAACAGGATCTCAAGCAGCTGGTGATGGAGATATTGAACGAGATGTCCCGGGGGGCAGAGCCCAGCCCGACCCAGCCGTCAACCCCGCCTCAGGGGGCCCAGGAGGCCCCGTCGGGCCAGGAGGGGGAGCTACCAGACCTCACCCAGGTGGACATAAGGACCCAGTGCCTGGTCCCATCCCCCAAGGACCCGGCGGCGCTCATGGCTATGAAGGCCAAGACCCCCGCCAGGATAGGGGTATGGCGGGCGGGGCCCCGGTACAAGACCGAGACCCTCCTCCGGTTCAGGGCGGATCACGCCGCCGCCCAAGATGCGGTCTTCAGCGAGGTCTCCGATGAGTTTCTCGCCAAGAACGACCTCCAGGTGGTCAAGACCGAGTGCGCCGACAAGGACCAGTTCCTCACCCGACCGGACCTTGGCCGCCGGTTCTCCCCCGAGGCTACGGAGACCATAAAGCGCCTGGTGGGATCGCCCCCCAAGGTGCTGGTCTACATCTCCGACGGGCTCAGCACCACCGCGGTGGAGACCAACGCCATAGACACCTTCAAGGCCATGGCCCAGGCGCTGGACCGACAGGGCATAAAGTTGCCCAAGCCCTTCTTCGTAAAGTACGGCCGGGTGCCCGCCATGGACGTGATCTCCCAGGTGACCGGGGCGGAGGTGGTCTGCGTCCTCATCGGCGAACGCCCCGGGCTGGTTACCGCGGAGAGCATGTCCGCCTACATCACCTACAAGGGCACCGTGGGGATGCCGGAGGCGAAGCGCACCGTGGTCTCCAACATCCACTCCGGCGGCACCCCTGCGGTGGAGGCGGGGGGATACGTGGCGGAGATCATAAAGCTCATGCTGGAGAAGCGGGCCAGCGGAATAGACCTAAAGCTTTAG
- the eutL gene encoding ethanolamine utilization microcompartment protein EutL, giving the protein MKGDPLKARLLSVKIIPNVNPDMAKALGLRPDQRSLGMVTADSDDVTYTALDEATKKADVEVVYAKSFYGGAANANTKLAGEIIGIIAGPNPAEVRSGLNAIADVIENEAWFVSANDDDTIPYYAHCISRTGSYLSKVAGIKEGEALAYLIAPPLEAMYALDAALKAADVRLAAFYGPPSETNFGGGLLTGSQSACKAACDAFAQAVIFVAENPLLF; this is encoded by the coding sequence ATGAAGGGAGATCCTTTGAAGGCTAGGCTTCTGAGCGTGAAGATAATCCCCAACGTGAACCCCGACATGGCCAAGGCCCTGGGCCTGAGGCCCGATCAGAGGAGCCTGGGGATGGTGACCGCCGACAGCGACGACGTGACCTACACGGCGCTGGACGAGGCCACCAAGAAGGCGGACGTGGAGGTGGTCTACGCCAAGTCCTTCTACGGTGGGGCCGCCAACGCCAACACCAAGCTGGCGGGGGAGATCATAGGCATCATAGCGGGCCCGAACCCCGCGGAGGTGAGAAGCGGCCTCAACGCCATAGCGGACGTGATAGAGAACGAGGCATGGTTTGTATCCGCTAACGACGATGACACAATACCCTACTACGCCCACTGCATATCCAGGACCGGTAGCTACCTGTCCAAGGTGGCGGGCATAAAGGAGGGGGAGGCCCTGGCGTACCTGATCGCCCCCCCGCTGGAGGCCATGTACGCCCTTGACGCGGCACTCAAGGCGGCGGATGTGCGGCTGGCTGCCTTCTACGGCCCCCCGTCGGAGACCAATTTCGGCGGAGGCCTCCTCACCGGATCCCAGTCGGCCTGTAAGGCCGCCTGTGACGCCTTCGCCCAGGCGGTGATCTTCGTGGCCGAGAACCCCCTGCTCTTCTAG
- a CDS encoding BMC domain-containing protein, with product MEGRSTGRALGILEVRGMLGAVEAADSALKGASVALVDLVKVKGGIVTVLLSGDVGSVRAAVDVAVASLGRLGIPVTSHVIARPAPEVHQMLGHQGEPEGKACVPPDEEPKESPAGTGGDVPDLESMTVAQLRRLARSLPVQMDRGRIKFASKGELIRQIRALYRGPGGGERQCR from the coding sequence GTGGAGGGGCGCTCGACGGGCAGGGCCCTGGGCATTCTGGAGGTGAGGGGCATGCTGGGGGCGGTGGAGGCGGCGGACTCGGCCCTGAAGGGGGCGTCGGTCGCCCTGGTGGACCTGGTGAAGGTCAAGGGGGGGATCGTCACCGTCCTGCTCTCCGGGGACGTGGGTTCCGTCCGGGCGGCGGTGGATGTGGCGGTGGCCTCCCTGGGACGCCTGGGGATACCGGTGACGTCCCACGTGATAGCCAGGCCCGCACCGGAGGTGCACCAGATGCTGGGCCACCAGGGGGAGCCGGAGGGGAAGGCCTGTGTCCCCCCCGATGAGGAGCCGAAGGAGTCCCCGGCGGGCACCGGGGGGGATGTGCCGGACCTGGAGTCCATGACGGTGGCCCAGCTGAGGCGTCTGGCCAGGTCCCTGCCGGTTCAGATGGACCGGGGGCGGATAAAGTTCGCCTCCAAGGGGGAGCTGATAAGACAGATAAGGGCCCTCTACCGGGGCCCGGGGGGAGGTGAGCGCCAGTGCAGGTGA
- a CDS encoding acetaldehyde dehydrogenase (acetylating) translates to MQVRDRDLLSRQEARDLISAARAAQRELARMDQEQIDRLVRALANAAMEEADRLGRMAHEETGYGKPEDKALKNRFAALGVYEAIKDMRTVGIIGEDPKRRVIEVAVPVGVIAALIPSTNPTSTTIFKAMIALKSANGIVFSPHPSAKGCIMETVRILSRAVEEAGGPKGIFGCMSVLSPEGTQELMRSDQVSLILATGGSAMVKAAYSSGTPAIGVGPGNTPAFIDRTAHVPQAVSRIVASKTFDYSTICASEQSVVVDRKVEAQVREEFVRQGGYFLPPEDAERVARTIFLPSGLMNPRTVGRSPRHIAEMAGISIPEGTRLLLAEGGGVGKEYPFSQEKLCPVLAFYAEDGWEACCELCIRLLDFEGAGHTLAIHSNDMEVIRQFGLKKPVSRVIVNAGSALGAVGATTNLLPSMTLGCGAAGHNATSDNVGPLHLINVRRVAWGVREIEDLSAPGPREPGGRDLDRLVDRITEEILRRLQA, encoded by the coding sequence GTGCAGGTGAGAGACCGGGACCTTCTGTCCCGACAGGAGGCCAGGGACCTCATATCCGCCGCCAGGGCGGCCCAGCGGGAGCTGGCCCGGATGGACCAGGAGCAGATAGACCGCCTGGTCCGGGCCCTGGCCAACGCTGCCATGGAGGAGGCGGACCGGCTGGGCAGGATGGCCCACGAGGAGACCGGCTACGGGAAGCCGGAGGACAAGGCCCTCAAGAACCGGTTCGCCGCCCTGGGGGTCTACGAGGCCATAAAGGACATGAGGACCGTGGGGATCATAGGGGAGGACCCGAAACGGCGGGTCATCGAGGTGGCAGTCCCGGTGGGGGTCATAGCGGCCCTCATACCCTCCACGAACCCCACGTCTACCACCATATTCAAGGCCATGATAGCCCTCAAGTCCGCCAACGGGATCGTGTTCTCCCCGCATCCCAGCGCCAAGGGGTGCATCATGGAGACCGTGAGGATCCTCTCCCGGGCGGTGGAGGAGGCGGGGGGGCCCAAGGGGATCTTCGGTTGCATGTCGGTCCTGTCCCCCGAGGGGACCCAGGAGCTGATGAGGTCCGATCAGGTGTCCCTGATCCTGGCCACCGGCGGCTCCGCCATGGTGAAGGCCGCCTACAGCTCCGGAACCCCCGCCATAGGGGTGGGGCCCGGCAACACCCCCGCCTTCATCGATAGGACCGCCCACGTGCCCCAGGCGGTGTCCAGGATCGTGGCCAGCAAGACCTTTGACTACAGCACCATCTGCGCCTCCGAGCAGTCGGTGGTGGTGGACCGCAAGGTGGAGGCCCAGGTCCGGGAGGAGTTCGTAAGACAAGGGGGCTACTTCCTGCCCCCGGAGGACGCGGAGAGGGTGGCCAGGACCATCTTCCTACCCTCGGGGCTCATGAACCCCCGCACGGTGGGCCGAAGCCCCAGGCACATAGCGGAGATGGCGGGCATATCCATCCCGGAGGGCACCAGGCTCCTGCTGGCCGAGGGTGGCGGGGTGGGTAAGGAGTACCCCTTCTCCCAGGAGAAGCTCTGTCCCGTGCTGGCCTTCTACGCCGAGGACGGCTGGGAGGCCTGTTGCGAGCTGTGCATCCGCCTCCTGGACTTCGAGGGGGCGGGGCACACCCTGGCCATCCACTCCAACGACATGGAGGTGATCCGTCAGTTCGGGCTCAAGAAGCCCGTGTCCCGGGTGATAGTGAACGCCGGGTCCGCCCTGGGGGCCGTGGGTGCCACCACTAACCTGCTCCCCTCCATGACGCTGGGTTGCGGGGCGGCGGGACACAATGCCACGTCGGACAACGTGGGACCCCTCCACCTGATCAACGTGAGGCGGGTGGCCTGGGGGGTCCGGGAGATCGAGGACCTGTCGGCCCCAGGACCCCGGGAGCCCGGGGGAAGGGACCTGGACCGGCTGGTGGACCGGATAACCGAGGAGATCTTGAGGCGGCTTCAGGCCTAG
- a CDS encoding BMC domain-containing protein has protein sequence MNNNMQALGMIETKGLVGAIEAADAMVKAANVTLIGKVLVGGGLVTVMVRGDVGAVKAATDAGAAAASKVGELISVHVIPRPHSEVEFILPKLSPSEGA, from the coding sequence ATGAACAACAACATGCAGGCTCTGGGAATGATCGAGACCAAGGGTTTAGTGGGGGCCATCGAGGCGGCGGACGCCATGGTCAAGGCCGCCAACGTGACGCTGATAGGCAAGGTCCTGGTGGGCGGTGGGCTGGTTACCGTGATGGTGCGGGGCGACGTGGGGGCGGTGAAGGCCGCCACCGACGCGGGGGCCGCAGCGGCCAGCAAGGTGGGGGAGCTCATATCGGTCCACGTGATCCCCAGGCCCCACTCGGAGGTGGAGTTCATCCTCCCCAAGCTATCCCCCTCGGAGGGGGCCTGA
- the pduL gene encoding phosphate propanoyltransferase has product MGSRDTGELADRVLEVLRERFTFPVEASGRHVHLSGPHVAALFGEGHVLSPARPLSQPGQFLCEERVTLVGPKGEIRNVAVLGPERGRTQVEVSLTDGAALGIQVPVRESGQVEGTPGVLLVGPRGEVQLEEGLIAALRHIHMDPLDAALLQVRDGQTVSVRVEGDRPVIFEQVLVRVSPKFQLAMHIDYDEANACGYRMGVRGRLVP; this is encoded by the coding sequence ATGGGGTCCCGTGATACGGGGGAGCTGGCGGACCGGGTGCTGGAGGTCCTGAGGGAGCGGTTCACGTTCCCGGTGGAGGCCTCGGGGCGTCACGTGCACCTCTCGGGTCCCCACGTGGCGGCCCTCTTCGGGGAGGGTCACGTGCTCTCCCCCGCACGGCCCCTATCCCAGCCGGGCCAGTTCCTGTGTGAGGAGCGGGTCACCCTGGTGGGGCCCAAGGGGGAGATCCGTAACGTGGCGGTCCTGGGGCCCGAGAGGGGAAGGACCCAGGTGGAGGTGTCCCTGACCGATGGGGCGGCCCTGGGGATCCAGGTGCCGGTCCGGGAGTCGGGACAGGTGGAGGGCACCCCGGGGGTCCTGCTGGTGGGCCCCCGGGGGGAGGTGCAGCTGGAGGAGGGCCTCATCGCCGCCCTGAGGCATATCCACATGGACCCCCTGGACGCGGCCCTGCTGCAGGTGCGGGACGGGCAGACGGTCAGCGTCCGGGTGGAGGGGGACAGACCGGTGATCTTCGAGCAGGTGCTGGTCCGGGTGTCCCCCAAGTTCCAGCTGGCCATGCACATCGACTACGACGAAGCCAACGCCTGCGGCTATCGCATGGGCGTGAGGGGGAGGTTGGTGCCATGA